In Neorhizobium sp. NCHU2750, a single genomic region encodes these proteins:
- the rpsU gene encoding 30S ribosomal protein S21, whose amino-acid sequence MQVLVRDNNVDQALRALKKKLQREGVFREMKMRESYEKPSEKRAREKAEAVRRVRKLARKRMQREGLLPSTRPAR is encoded by the coding sequence GTGCAGGTACTTGTCCGCGATAACAACGTTGATCAGGCTCTCCGCGCTCTCAAGAAGAAGCTGCAGCGCGAAGGCGTTTTCCGCGAAATGAAGATGCGCGAAAGCTACGAAAAGCCTTCGGAAAAGCGCGCTCGCGAAAAGGCTGAAGCTGTTCGTCGTGTTCGCAAGCTGGCTCGCAAGCGCATGCAGCGCGAAGGCCTGCTGCCCAGCACGCGCCCTGCTCGCTAA
- a CDS encoding tetratricopeptide repeat protein: MAAKTSVDTDGIIVSRPSFLINIRARGPVLAAMIGVASLAGCATGPTTNDVIAVDRAQGSQENIASLTSVINANPQDPEGYNSRGSAYGRAGENRRAIDDFTRAIQLNPQFYQAYANRALVLRSMGKPVDAVNDYNRALQINPNYDVAYIGRGNIYRQAGRNDEAFNDFNKAIQLDTTDGRAYHNRGLIYQIRGQQDKAIEDFSKAISLSPSSPEPYNGRGTSYIALNDDDNAFADFNRAIELNDKVAESWANQALVYERRGDRGRAYKSYAHAMRLDPNYQPAVDGANRTRGNS, from the coding sequence ATGGCCGCCAAGACTTCCGTTGATACCGATGGAATCATCGTTTCCCGCCCTTCGTTCCTGATCAATATCCGCGCGCGTGGGCCTGTTCTGGCTGCGATGATCGGTGTGGCGAGCCTCGCCGGCTGCGCAACAGGTCCAACCACCAACGACGTCATTGCCGTCGATCGCGCCCAGGGCTCGCAGGAAAACATCGCATCGCTGACGTCGGTCATCAATGCCAATCCGCAGGATCCGGAAGGTTACAACAGCCGCGGCTCGGCTTACGGCCGTGCTGGCGAGAACCGCCGTGCGATCGACGACTTTACCCGCGCCATCCAGCTGAACCCGCAATTCTACCAGGCCTATGCCAACCGCGCGCTCGTCCTGCGCAGCATGGGCAAGCCGGTCGATGCGGTCAATGATTACAATCGCGCCCTGCAGATCAATCCGAATTACGACGTCGCCTATATCGGCCGTGGCAATATCTATCGCCAGGCCGGCCGCAACGACGAAGCCTTCAACGATTTCAACAAGGCCATCCAGCTCGATACGACGGACGGGCGCGCCTATCACAACCGCGGCCTGATCTATCAGATCCGCGGCCAGCAGGATAAGGCGATCGAGGACTTCTCCAAGGCGATCTCGCTGTCGCCGAGCTCGCCGGAACCCTATAACGGCCGCGGCACCTCCTATATCGCGCTCAACGACGACGACAACGCCTTCGCCGACTTCAACCGCGCAATCGAGCTGAACGACAAGGTAGCGGAATCCTGGGCCAACCAGGCACTCGTCTACGAGCGTCGCGGCGACCGTGGCCGCGCCTACAAGTCCTACGCGCACGCCATGCGTCTCGACCCGAACTACCAGCCGGCAGTTGATGGCGCAAACCGCACCCGCGGCAACAGCTAA
- a CDS encoding FAD-binding oxidoreductase, whose translation MSRSIIVIGGGIIGASIAWHLTIAGAKVRLVCEKPGGIATPNSFAWINASWGNPHDYFKLRMRSIREWSRLGKDVAGLPLSWQGGLCWDLPEDKLLAYAEEHTSWGYDIKRLDAAEISAREPALVNIPEMALSAPLEGVAEPRDAAMILIADAMRRGMETVENARVTALKRDTAGRVSGVATDRGEWTVDEIVLAAGAETATLAAGIGVDVPIHTPPGLLVHSKPVPPMLNGLVIAPELHLRQTAEGRIVAGSDFGGTDPGTDPDAAADELFSKVKSFLKGGENLELDFHTTGYRPTPKDGFPIVGRVAGRDGLYLAVTHSGITLAPALGLFAAREILDGEDEALLAPYRLQRFA comes from the coding sequence ATGTCACGCAGCATCATCGTCATCGGCGGCGGCATCATCGGCGCCTCGATCGCCTGGCACCTCACGATCGCAGGCGCCAAGGTGCGCCTCGTCTGCGAAAAGCCCGGCGGTATCGCCACGCCCAATTCCTTCGCCTGGATCAATGCCAGCTGGGGCAATCCTCACGACTATTTCAAGCTGCGCATGCGCTCAATCCGGGAATGGTCGCGTCTCGGCAAGGATGTTGCGGGCCTGCCGCTGTCCTGGCAGGGCGGTCTCTGCTGGGACCTGCCGGAAGACAAGCTCCTGGCCTATGCGGAAGAACACACATCCTGGGGCTATGATATAAAGCGCCTTGATGCCGCGGAAATCAGCGCCCGCGAACCGGCCTTGGTCAATATCCCCGAAATGGCGCTGTCGGCGCCGCTCGAAGGCGTGGCAGAACCGCGTGACGCGGCAATGATCCTGATCGCCGATGCGATGCGGCGCGGCATGGAAACGGTCGAGAATGCGCGTGTGACCGCCCTCAAGCGCGACACGGCCGGCCGGGTCTCCGGCGTCGCCACCGACAGGGGCGAATGGACGGTCGACGAAATCGTGCTGGCCGCCGGAGCGGAGACGGCAACGCTCGCGGCCGGTATCGGGGTGGATGTGCCGATCCACACCCCGCCCGGCCTTCTCGTCCATTCGAAGCCTGTTCCGCCGATGTTGAACGGCCTTGTCATCGCCCCCGAACTGCATCTGCGCCAGACAGCCGAGGGCCGGATCGTTGCCGGATCGGATTTCGGTGGCACGGATCCAGGTACGGATCCCGACGCCGCGGCAGACGAGCTTTTCTCGAAGGTGAAATCCTTCCTCAAGGGCGGCGAAAACCTCGAACTCGACTTCCACACCACCGGCTACCGGCCAACCCCGAAGGATGGCTTTCCAATTGTCGGGCGCGTGGCGGGGAGAGACGGGCTTTACCTCGCCGTCACCCATTCCGGCATCACGCTGGCTCCCGCACTTGGCCTCTTTGCCGCCCGCGAGATCCTCGATGGCGAAGACGAAGCGCTGCTTGCGCCCTATAGGCTGCAGCGCTTCGCCTGA
- a CDS encoding LLM class flavin-dependent oxidoreductase has product MKKIGFLSFGHWTPSPQSQTRSAGDTLLQSIDLAVAAEELGADGAYFRVHHFARQLASPFPLLAAVGAKTSKIEIGTGVIDMRYENPLYMAEDAGAADLISQGRLQLGISRGSPEQVIDGWRYFGYEPEEGKSDADMGRRHAEVFLDVLKGQGFAKPNPRPMFPNPPGLLRLEPHSEGLGERIWWGAGSNATAIWAAQKGMNLQSSTLKDDETGEAFHIQQAKQIRAYREAWKEAGHKREPRVSVSRSIFALVDDRDRAYFGRGGKEDDSIGFIDENTRAIFGRSYAAEPDQLIAQLREDEAIAEADTLLLTVPNQLGVEYNAHVIEAILKHVAPALGWR; this is encoded by the coding sequence ATGAAGAAGATCGGTTTCCTTTCGTTCGGCCACTGGACACCGTCGCCGCAGTCGCAGACGCGCTCTGCCGGTGACACGCTACTGCAGTCGATCGACCTTGCCGTTGCGGCCGAAGAACTTGGCGCTGACGGTGCCTATTTCCGCGTCCACCATTTCGCTCGGCAGCTTGCCTCGCCGTTTCCGCTTCTCGCCGCAGTCGGCGCCAAGACCTCGAAGATCGAGATCGGCACCGGCGTCATCGACATGCGCTATGAGAACCCGCTCTACATGGCCGAAGATGCCGGCGCTGCCGACCTGATTTCCCAGGGTCGTCTGCAGCTCGGTATCAGCCGCGGTTCGCCGGAGCAGGTGATCGATGGCTGGCGCTATTTCGGCTACGAGCCGGAGGAGGGCAAGAGCGATGCGGATATGGGCCGCCGCCACGCCGAAGTCTTCCTCGACGTCCTGAAGGGGCAGGGGTTCGCCAAGCCCAATCCGCGCCCGATGTTTCCCAATCCTCCGGGCCTGTTGCGGCTCGAGCCGCATTCCGAGGGGCTGGGCGAGCGTATCTGGTGGGGGGCCGGTTCCAATGCCACCGCCATCTGGGCGGCGCAGAAGGGCATGAACCTGCAGAGCTCGACCCTGAAGGACGACGAAACAGGCGAGGCCTTCCATATACAGCAGGCCAAGCAGATCCGCGCCTATCGCGAGGCCTGGAAGGAAGCGGGCCACAAGCGGGAGCCGCGGGTTTCCGTCAGCCGCTCAATCTTCGCGCTGGTCGATGATCGCGACCGTGCCTATTTTGGCCGCGGCGGCAAGGAAGACGATTCGATCGGCTTCATCGACGAGAATACGCGGGCGATCTTCGGCCGCTCTTATGCGGCGGAGCCTGATCAGCTGATCGCACAGCTGCGTGAGGACGAGGCAATCGCCGAAGCCGACACGTTGCTTCTGACCGTGCCGAACCAGCTGGGCGTGGAATACAACGCCCATGTGATCGAGGCGATCCTAAAGCATGTCGCGCCGGCCCTTGGCTGGCGCTGA
- a CDS encoding aa3-type cytochrome c oxidase subunit IV: MDDHHTGPAELGAPMDYAAHEQTYAFFLAAAKWGSLFIIVLLIAMAAGFYGGLGLIGGLVLFVILNAAGLFLLR; the protein is encoded by the coding sequence ATGGACGATCATCACACTGGACCGGCAGAGCTTGGCGCGCCGATGGACTATGCCGCGCACGAACAGACCTACGCGTTTTTCCTGGCCGCCGCCAAATGGGGCTCGCTGTTCATCATCGTGCTGCTGATCGCGATGGCGGCCGGTTTCTATGGCGGGCTCGGGCTGATCGGCGGACTTGTTCTTTTCGTCATCCTCAACGCTGCCGGACTGTTCCTGCTCCGTTAA
- a CDS encoding GGDEF domain-containing phosphodiesterase, which produces MKDLEAKALPTELYLPFVESLFKNRGTLWTGMVVHILSCAIIYATTGSRFYILSIGLFLAIFSYRIYWFRRFDMLDRAGLSKKEIESWEMRYVHGAAATAFLLGINSAYAVLVLRDMLAAFMCIAVTMASMVSIVGRNYGSARAVGLQTIGCCLPLVIACLMTGELYLALISLFLIPFGLTTQSMARGVREFLYENVLASREMARIADQFDIALSTMTHALIMLDEDGRVQVINRRACELLELPDADELKGAAFITVLRRSGKSLSDDILRKIGQLSGGHAGKTLLCLKETVYLEFSLSHRTDGGVVMLFEDVSARVAAEEKILHLVRYDTLTGLPTRGYFAELATRHLKETGGELLAALVIFDVDGFKHVNDMQGHVIGDKLLASIAERLRGAATENVIVARLVGDEFVILATGSDRHELEQRISSIQMAVQGVYSVDRTDLPVLLNCGGVILDSREFDMEAWQIKADLALNDAKSVGNGMLTIFRPEMDARYVAEQRLKADLRNAIEQGELNVVYQPMYRPDGSEMECCEALVRWSHAERGFIGPAIFIPMAESMGMISQITHFVLDRACRDCASWQNGMAVSVNLSIHDLKGGQIVAKVAETLERYDLTPDRLHLEVTESCFMDEPVVVSATLGQLRESGVTIAIDDFGTGFSSLSYLDSLPIDIVKIDRAFVREIGTEPRRLKLLSGIVHLSRELDLKIVIEGVETFEQLELVKKHRFADLVQGYIFSPPIPANAIVELSNKTTSGRRMAARQSRREKNAEPRAFGTVG; this is translated from the coding sequence ATGAAGGATTTGGAAGCGAAGGCGCTACCGACAGAATTGTATCTGCCGTTCGTCGAATCGCTGTTCAAAAATCGTGGAACGCTATGGACGGGTATGGTTGTCCATATCCTTTCCTGCGCGATCATCTATGCGACGACGGGTTCCAGGTTCTACATCCTGTCGATCGGGCTGTTCCTCGCCATTTTTTCCTATCGGATCTATTGGTTCCGCCGGTTCGACATGCTCGACCGCGCCGGGCTCTCCAAGAAAGAGATCGAATCGTGGGAGATGCGATATGTCCATGGCGCGGCCGCGACGGCGTTTCTTCTCGGGATAAACAGCGCCTACGCCGTTCTGGTTCTGCGCGACATGCTGGCGGCTTTCATGTGCATTGCCGTGACGATGGCATCCATGGTGTCGATCGTCGGCAGGAATTACGGCTCGGCGCGTGCCGTCGGGCTGCAGACGATCGGCTGCTGCCTGCCGCTGGTGATTGCCTGCCTGATGACCGGCGAACTCTATCTGGCGCTGATCTCGCTGTTCCTCATTCCTTTCGGACTGACGACCCAGTCGATGGCGCGGGGCGTGCGGGAGTTCCTTTACGAGAACGTGCTGGCCTCGCGCGAGATGGCGCGGATAGCCGACCAGTTCGATATCGCGCTCAGCACGATGACGCACGCGCTGATCATGCTGGATGAGGATGGCAGGGTGCAGGTGATCAACCGCCGGGCCTGCGAGCTGCTGGAGTTGCCTGATGCCGACGAACTGAAGGGGGCGGCCTTCATTACGGTCCTGAGGCGCAGCGGAAAATCGTTGTCCGACGATATCCTGAGAAAGATCGGACAACTGTCCGGGGGGCATGCGGGAAAGACGCTTCTCTGCCTAAAGGAGACCGTCTATCTGGAATTCTCGCTCAGCCACCGCACGGACGGTGGCGTTGTCATGTTGTTCGAAGATGTCAGCGCCCGCGTTGCCGCCGAGGAGAAGATCCTGCATCTGGTGCGCTACGACACGCTGACAGGCCTGCCGACACGCGGATACTTCGCCGAGCTTGCCACGCGCCATCTGAAAGAGACGGGTGGTGAACTGCTTGCTGCCCTGGTGATTTTCGACGTGGATGGCTTCAAGCATGTCAACGACATGCAGGGCCATGTGATCGGCGACAAGCTGCTCGCTTCTATCGCCGAGAGGCTTCGCGGTGCGGCTACGGAGAATGTCATCGTTGCCCGCCTGGTCGGCGACGAGTTCGTCATCCTGGCGACGGGCAGTGATCGCCATGAACTGGAGCAGCGGATCTCGTCGATCCAGATGGCCGTCCAGGGCGTCTATTCCGTTGACCGGACCGATCTGCCGGTGCTGCTGAATTGCGGCGGCGTCATTCTGGACAGCCGTGAATTCGATATGGAGGCATGGCAGATCAAGGCGGACCTGGCGCTCAACGATGCAAAGTCGGTGGGCAATGGTATGCTGACCATCTTCCGGCCCGAAATGGACGCGCGCTATGTCGCCGAGCAGAGGCTGAAGGCAGACCTGCGCAATGCCATCGAGCAGGGCGAGCTCAATGTCGTCTACCAGCCCATGTACCGCCCGGACGGATCGGAGATGGAATGCTGCGAGGCGCTGGTGCGCTGGTCGCATGCCGAACGCGGTTTCATCGGTCCGGCGATCTTCATTCCCATGGCCGAAAGCATGGGCATGATCTCGCAGATCACCCATTTCGTGCTGGACCGTGCCTGCCGCGACTGCGCATCCTGGCAGAACGGAATGGCGGTCTCCGTCAACCTGTCGATCCATGACCTGAAGGGTGGTCAGATCGTCGCGAAGGTTGCCGAGACGCTGGAACGTTACGATCTCACCCCTGACAGGCTGCATCTGGAAGTGACGGAAAGCTGCTTCATGGACGAGCCGGTGGTGGTCAGCGCAACACTTGGTCAGCTGCGGGAAAGCGGCGTGACCATCGCCATCGACGATTTCGGCACCGGTTTCTCCAGCCTCAGCTATCTTGATTCCCTACCGATCGACATTGTCAAGATCGATCGCGCCTTCGTTCGCGAGATCGGTACCGAGCCGCGCCGCCTCAAGCTCTTGAGCGGCATCGTGCATCTGTCGCGCGAACTGGACCTGAAGATCGTGATTGAGGGTGTCGAAACCTTTGAACAGCTCGAGCTGGTCAAAAAGCACCGGTTTGCCGATCTGGTGCAGGGCTATATCTTCTCGCCGCCGATCCCTGCCAATGCGATCGTCGAGCTGAGCAACAAGACGACGTCCGGACGTCGAATGGCCGCACGCCAGAGCCGCCGGGAGAAGAATGCGGAGCCGCGCGCTTTCGGCACAGTCGGCTAG
- a CDS encoding ABC transporter permease translates to MSGILIVCRIELRRIFTLKPAFAVLVMAVCLYSVYYPQPYRAEALRDVPIALVDLDGSDSSRELARRIDASSDVAIAAAMPDIASAEREIYTRSLYGILVIPHDFERDLLHGRASPIALYADASYFLIYQRISGAVTAVAKTMGAEIETARLIAQGVDPVMAQAAPDPLPLTAVTLFNPQGGYATYILPAAFMLILQQTLLMGVALLGTLPNPALSAAGPEGGGPFARVFGRLLAYAVIEAVVVAFYLLALPYLYGIPRLGSALDIYVFALPFLIAVASLGMVTARLLRNPLAVQLVLATVGLPFMFLSGFAWPSEAIAGWLRTVGLLLPSSSAIPGMVNIAQLGASIVDVSGRFEVLWVLAITYTALAILMEPAGRRRVGTGDQPA, encoded by the coding sequence ATGAGTGGCATCCTGATTGTCTGCCGCATAGAGTTGCGGCGCATCTTCACGCTGAAACCGGCCTTTGCGGTGCTGGTCATGGCCGTCTGCCTCTATTCGGTCTATTACCCGCAGCCTTACAGGGCCGAGGCACTGCGTGACGTGCCGATTGCGCTCGTCGATCTCGACGGCAGCGACAGCAGCCGCGAACTCGCCCGGCGGATCGATGCCTCCTCGGATGTGGCGATCGCAGCTGCGATGCCGGATATCGCCAGTGCCGAGCGGGAAATCTACACGCGCAGCCTCTACGGGATTCTGGTCATCCCGCACGATTTCGAGCGCGACCTGCTGCATGGCCGCGCCTCGCCGATCGCTCTCTATGCGGATGCCAGCTACTTCCTGATTTATCAGCGTATTTCAGGTGCGGTGACGGCTGTCGCCAAGACGATGGGTGCCGAAATCGAGACGGCGAGGCTGATTGCCCAGGGCGTCGATCCGGTGATGGCGCAGGCAGCGCCCGATCCGCTGCCGCTGACGGCGGTTACCCTGTTCAACCCACAGGGCGGCTATGCAACCTATATCCTGCCGGCTGCCTTCATGCTGATCCTGCAGCAGACGCTTCTGATGGGGGTGGCGCTGCTCGGGACGCTGCCCAACCCGGCGCTTTCGGCGGCAGGACCCGAAGGGGGCGGACCGTTTGCCCGCGTGTTCGGCCGGCTGTTGGCCTATGCGGTGATCGAGGCGGTCGTCGTCGCCTTCTATCTGTTGGCCCTGCCATATCTCTATGGGATACCACGGCTGGGTTCGGCGCTGGACATCTATGTCTTTGCTCTCCCGTTTCTCATCGCCGTCGCCTCGCTCGGCATGGTCACGGCACGGTTGCTGCGCAATCCGCTTGCCGTGCAGCTGGTGCTGGCGACGGTCGGGTTGCCTTTCATGTTCCTGTCCGGTTTCGCCTGGCCATCCGAGGCAATTGCGGGTTGGCTGAGAACCGTCGGGCTTCTGTTGCCCAGCAGTTCTGCCATTCCCGGCATGGTGAACATCGCCCAACTAGGCGCTTCGATTGTGGATGTTTCGGGCCGGTTTGAAGTGCTCTGGGTGCTGGCCATAACCTACACCGCTCTCGCGATCCTGATGGAACCCGCCGGCCGCAGACGGGTTGGTACAGGTGACCAGCCGGCCTGA
- a CDS encoding ABC transporter permease: MLGKGRIRPGFLLVFRREVDRYLRSPFLIFLTVVMPLVITAVLASVFSAGLATRLPIAVLDLDGTDLSRTIIRTVDATPDTAVAFNVSDLTEGRRLIVSGKVHGLLMLPQNLQRDTLAGRRPEVVFFYNTQTLTAGNLTLRGISAAVPSVAAGIRLSLRTARGEPVDIAQSELQPIPVQVNALFNPTLNYAHFLLAALVPAILQIVTATTMAYAVGRDVETPHRLRILRRLGGGLWPAVAGKILPFTLIFLCVLGLSDVLLFGWFGLPLRGERVILLAGAVLFILAGQLIGVVLALLLPTVNAVSFSTLITAPAFGFMGIGFPRIGMNAFAYYWGGAMPGTWYLALRIDQTVRGTPADLSMKPLLSLLAIVLILLLVVIARLEILRARRDAAVAMKEAAA, from the coding sequence ATGCTGGGCAAGGGGAGGATCAGGCCCGGTTTCCTGCTCGTTTTCCGCCGCGAGGTCGATCGCTATCTTCGCAGCCCGTTCCTGATCTTCCTGACCGTCGTCATGCCGCTCGTCATCACGGCGGTGCTGGCCTCGGTGTTCAGTGCGGGGCTTGCGACCCGGCTGCCGATTGCCGTCCTCGATCTCGACGGCACCGATCTTTCCCGCACGATCATCCGCACGGTGGATGCGACGCCTGACACGGCGGTGGCCTTCAATGTTTCGGATCTCACCGAAGGCCGGCGGCTGATCGTCTCCGGCAAGGTGCACGGGCTGCTGATGCTGCCGCAAAATCTCCAGCGCGATACGCTTGCGGGACGCCGCCCCGAAGTGGTGTTCTTCTACAATACCCAGACGCTGACCGCCGGCAATCTGACGCTCAGGGGAATTTCGGCCGCAGTGCCGAGCGTGGCGGCCGGCATCCGGCTGTCTTTGCGCACCGCCCGCGGAGAGCCGGTTGATATCGCCCAGTCCGAGCTGCAGCCGATACCGGTGCAGGTCAATGCGCTGTTCAATCCGACGCTCAACTACGCGCATTTCCTGCTGGCCGCGCTCGTGCCGGCGATCCTGCAGATCGTCACGGCAACGACCATGGCCTATGCGGTGGGGCGCGATGTGGAGACGCCGCATCGGCTGCGGATCCTCAGGCGCCTGGGTGGCGGGCTCTGGCCGGCGGTTGCGGGCAAGATATTGCCCTTCACGCTGATCTTTCTCTGCGTGCTCGGACTTTCGGATGTGCTGCTGTTCGGCTGGTTCGGCCTTCCACTGCGCGGGGAGCGGGTTATCCTGCTGGCCGGTGCGGTGCTGTTCATCCTTGCCGGGCAATTGATCGGCGTGGTGCTGGCCCTTCTGTTGCCGACCGTCAATGCGGTGAGCTTCAGCACGCTGATCACCGCGCCTGCCTTCGGCTTCATGGGGATCGGTTTTCCGCGGATCGGGATGAATGCCTTTGCCTATTACTGGGGTGGCGCCATGCCTGGAACCTGGTATCTGGCATTGAGGATCGACCAGACCGTGCGCGGCACGCCGGCGGACCTTTCGATGAAGCCGTTGCTCAGCCTTCTCGCCATAGTGCTCATTCTGCTGCTGGTGGTCATCGCGCGACTGGAGATTTTGAGGGCGCGGCGTGACGCGGCGGTAGCGATGAAGGAGGCTGCGGCATGA
- a CDS encoding HlyD family secretion protein, translating to MARIVRSVVVVVCLVALAIVLWFATRPPPLVVQGEVSANRVDISSRVSGRIAKLGADVGDTVTAGAVIAELESPQLIASMHMSEAALAVAEADLARVNSTRPETIAARRAEVAAADADVQLSQENSARLSRLLASGSSTQAQVDEASRNVEAALRQKEAAQANLDLAVAGSSKEEKALAAAQVDQARAALGQQKTDVNELVIRSPIDGQVTTRVAELGENFSAGAPLFSLIEISRPWFTFNLREDLLKGLSIGSTFKVDVPAIGKTGVEVKVTMINAQGQYATWRATRATGDFDLRTFEVRAEPTTPIEGLRPGMSVVAAWPAAGK from the coding sequence ATGGCAAGAATCGTCAGGTCCGTCGTCGTAGTCGTTTGCCTTGTCGCTCTTGCCATCGTCCTGTGGTTCGCCACTCGCCCGCCGCCGCTGGTCGTCCAGGGTGAGGTTTCTGCCAACCGGGTGGATATCAGCTCCCGCGTTTCCGGGCGTATCGCCAAGCTCGGCGCGGATGTTGGAGATACCGTTACCGCCGGCGCCGTCATTGCGGAGCTCGAAAGTCCGCAGCTCATTGCCAGCATGCATATGTCGGAGGCGGCACTCGCCGTTGCTGAAGCGGATCTGGCGCGGGTGAACAGCACACGGCCGGAGACGATTGCCGCCCGCCGGGCGGAGGTTGCCGCGGCGGATGCCGACGTCCAGCTTTCGCAGGAGAATTCCGCACGTCTGTCCAGGCTTCTGGCATCGGGGTCGTCCACCCAGGCGCAGGTCGATGAGGCGAGCCGCAACGTGGAAGCGGCGCTGCGCCAGAAGGAAGCGGCGCAGGCCAATCTCGATCTGGCCGTTGCCGGTTCCAGCAAGGAGGAAAAGGCGCTCGCCGCCGCCCAGGTGGATCAGGCGAGGGCGGCGCTCGGCCAGCAGAAGACCGATGTCAACGAACTCGTCATCCGCTCGCCGATCGACGGGCAGGTGACGACGCGGGTGGCCGAACTCGGGGAGAATTTCAGCGCGGGCGCGCCGCTGTTTTCGCTGATCGAGATCAGCCGGCCGTGGTTCACCTTCAATCTGCGCGAGGATCTGCTGAAGGGGCTTTCGATCGGCAGCACGTTCAAGGTCGACGTTCCCGCCATCGGCAAGACCGGCGTCGAGGTGAAGGTGACGATGATCAACGCCCAGGGGCAATATGCGACCTGGCGGGCGACGCGGGCGACGGGCGATTTCGACCTGCGGACCTTCGAGGTCAGGGCGGAGCCCACCACGCCGATCGAGGGGCTTAGGCCCGGCATGAGCGTGGTTGCCGCGTGGCCGGCGGCGGGGAAGTGA
- a CDS encoding GNAT family N-acetyltransferase, which yields MTDHAAIRFRSASNADVAMIRDLVRDAYQRWVLVVGREPLPMVADYDKAVAEHRFDIAEVSGHVVGLIETMLDDDHLWIENVAVKPAEQGKGYGRLLLALAEKLALEAGRHEVRLLTNEAFAANVSLYGKLGYVVTTSRPFKGGFTLYMSKTLHPAATTR from the coding sequence ATGACTGACCACGCCGCCATTCGGTTCAGATCCGCCAGCAATGCCGATGTCGCGATGATCCGCGATCTCGTGCGCGACGCCTATCAACGCTGGGTTCTCGTCGTTGGCCGCGAGCCCTTGCCGATGGTGGCAGACTATGACAAGGCGGTCGCCGAGCACCGTTTCGATATCGCCGAGGTTTCGGGTCATGTCGTTGGACTGATCGAGACCATGCTCGATGACGATCACCTGTGGATCGAGAATGTCGCGGTCAAACCCGCCGAGCAGGGCAAGGGATATGGAAGGCTGCTGCTGGCGCTGGCGGAGAAGCTCGCCTTGGAAGCGGGCCGCCACGAGGTTCGGCTTCTGACCAACGAGGCCTTCGCGGCCAATGTCAGCCTCTACGGGAAGCTGGGCTATGTCGTGACCACCTCGCGCCCCTTCAAGGGCGGCTTCACGCTCTACATGAGCAAGACGCTCCACCCTGCAGCCACAACCAGGTGA